Below is a genomic region from Patagioenas fasciata isolate bPatFas1 chromosome 5, bPatFas1.hap1, whole genome shotgun sequence.
gtattattttctctattcttattggtaccattagtaaaacatttttaatttttccaactctcttctctctgtccttctttctctcccaaTCATctatccttagtgggaaggggggagaggtaggggctaaagggggaaggcagggagagtgggttaacaatacatctgccacggttttattgtcaccccacaatcaaaaccttgacacagCCTCTTGCTTATTCAGTCTACAATGCTTCTGGTGAACATTCATAACCAGAAATGTCTTTTCATGCTGAGTCTCAGACGATGCCAAGACGATGTGGGGAAACACACTGCATACCCTTTGGTCCACAGCTCTTTTGTAGTTTTGTAGGCATTTTAAAGCCCTGTCAGTTCAGCATTTTCCAAGAGCAACACAATTATATATAGCAAATAAATGCTCACGTGGACAAATGGTCAAATACATAATGGCACCTTGATACAACAGAAGTATTTCAATAAGTGTttgttcagattaaaaaaatgaaacccaGAACAGATTCCAAGAAAAGTGATTTATTTCCACTTGTCCTTACAAGTTAAAGACAGTACGCTTGTCGTTAAAAAACAGTATCATGTAATATTTAGAAAATGATTACACCTTTCTTGTCAAAGAAAATACACCCAATTATGACGTCCTGTCTACCTTTTAAGCATAGGTGGGTTGGTTTCATTCTTTTTAAAGAGTAATCCTCAGAATGTATAGTCAGAAAACGCATATAGGTGAGGATAAAGTTATGGCAAATGGATACGTTCCTGTATAATTAGACATACGTTAACACAGAGGAACTCATCCACCAACTAGTGCTCCATGGGCTCCTCTGCCTTTTCTGCAGGTTCATCAGTAGGTGGAGCAGGcttgaagagagaagaaaaatacattacaGAAGGGCAGAAAACAAGACATGGCAAACCAGCTTTATCCTGCATTGAGCATCATGAGTGCATCAATGCAGATCATGTCACTGAAGAGCTTACAAAGTGGTGTTACCCAAATTAAcaatggagcaggacagagctggtaaTTAGGAGACTAATATGTGAAACATATGTAGATACTTCTGttgcaaagaaaaggaaaaccagtACTTGATCACAGATGAGAAAAGAAGACGACTTTGGAAAGGCCCGTCACCAATTCAGCATAAACTGATTTAATAGGCATCTTAGTCTCCAGCTAAGATTATAGTTTCATGTAGTaacttcagattttaaaaatcacattccTAAAACTCTACTAGAATACTAGAGAGTGTTAAATGTCGTAAACTTAAATGTGATGGGCCATATATCGCAAAATCTTCTTTTTCAGTAAAGTCTATTTATTTCTATCTAAAACACATACCTTTCTCTGCGGTCTCTCCTCAAGACCTTCTAGGAATGGTgctacatcatcatcatcatagatGGTAAAGTCCATGTCTTTGCCAACGATCCCAATGGAAACATTCTGTTCAGCAAGGTTTTGAAAGAAGTGAGAAGCATTTTTCTGCAAATAACTCCGTGGCTTTACAGCTTTTGTGAAACAGATAAAAGCTCCCTCTCATTATAAAGAGACTTACTATCCTGTTTGTGTCTACTTAAGGAAAAAACGAAATTTTGTGAGACTCCCTCTTTGATATCTGTTTCTGTACCAGAAACAGAAAGGGAAGCAGATTTACTCCCTACGAAAGCTATATCATGGTTCAAAATCTTATTAGTAAAACCACTTTTCAAGGATataaatttcttttaattttttgttttctttttaataacataCATGATTAAAAAAATTTATCCTATTTAGCATATTCATTATTTTAAGAGCTCTAAGAAGCAAGCTGGGCTCAGAACAAAAAACATACATGGAAAACGGCAAAGCAGGCACAAACAGAACACTAACTAATGGATATCCTTAGAATTTTCTTGTTCAGCAGTTCCTCAACTAATTATCAGAAGTTTCTGCAGCTTCTTGATGCCGAGGTTATTCAATCAACTGTTTGTGCACTACCTTCCCTCCCCTCCAAGGTGATTCACGGTGCTTATAATGCAAAGTTGTGATTCTAGTTGCATGTAATGTATCTTAAAGACTGATCGAAGTTTAAGATAGAATGAAGCAACTACAgaggaagtaatttttttcttaggAAAACTAAATCTGAGATACTTAAGGAAATTCTGGATAAAATGGTGATGTACAAAATCAAGACAATACTATCTACCAATGTTCAGCTTCCAAATTTCAGTGCCAGTCATACCTTACACAACTTTTTTCATGGTAATTTCTAATAACAATGACAGTAAAGTTTCTTAAGAAAACCCAGTATTTACCTTGGTGGTCAGATCCTGTTCAGCAGGAAGAGTCTCTCTCAGGGCACGCAGTCCATGTTTAACTAGCTCATTTAGATTACCTTAAAATGAAATCAGAGAGACTTTTACTAAATATGTACTATTATCTCTAGACATTAATTTCCCCTTCTTCCCACTCCCAATTGACAATGAGAAAAACTTGGCCAGCCTGACTTCCAGAACTCCTCTCTTTAGGTACTTCTGGTACTGATCCCAGAGCTGGTTCCAAAAgcacaccttgagaaaccagcccTTCCCTACGCTGGAAGTCAAATGCATCTGGTTTTGGCACCTGCCGTGTCTCCACTACAGTGACAATCACACTCATTTTGCCCAATAAGACATTCAGGAGCCTCTTCCTCACcatttcatataaaaataaattcaccATTTTAAATGCACCACCTAAATACTTGCCCTGACATACTATCCCTGCTCTGACAGGGAAAGAATTGTTCTTTCCCCAAGTTAAACAGAGCATAggcctttaatttttttcttcgcTTTTCTGAGCACAATTTCTCTTTTCATCAGAAATAATAAGCATCCAAATGTTAGACATGAAgatttgtaatattttctttaCAATTTTTGTCTTAATGCAAATTTACACTTATGCCAAACTTCATTCCACAAATCTATCTTCCCACCTTACTAAATGGCAAAGAATGGAGCAATAGCAGAAAAACAGCACAACTGATGAATAAATCCCATTAGACAGACAGGGTTTCATTACTCACAGTCAGTAAATTCAGTCATGTGTCTCTCCAAGTATGTTCGCGCCGACTGTGAACGAGCACCGATGGACATTGCTTTGCAGTCAAAATAGTTTgcagagggacaagtctggaagaTGTGAGGACCCATATCCTACAcagacgggaaaaaaaaaatccacaaaacataCAACAAATGTATACATTCATATCAAATCTGCTGCTGGAACACACGGCATTTTCTAAAACATAGCTTTGATTCGTGGTACATCACACAGCTCATATGTACACACGTATACATATTTTACACTGCTTATGATACCACTCCTCTTATACGATTCATTAGAGCTATTGtaaagaacaaaaccaagcaaatctTTCTTTATACTTTGTTCATTAAGATGCAGTCTTTATGCAGGCAGGATAGCTGGCACCAAAAACGTTTCCTTCTCTGTTCCATAAACTGTACTGTGCTTATTTACTCTTTCAACTTCTTGGCTTGCAGTAGCTATTTGACACACATTCTGTCTTATCTGCACAAAAGTAAAAACCTGTTGTAGACTTAACAATGCCATGCAAGATTTCAGGCAAGATGACAGCTTCCTTCAACCTTCCTCATGTCAAAAATCTTCAGGGCAGCAATATTGTGTGTGCTGCACTAAGTAAACTGTTGTTAGTAAACAAGAGAGAGGCCAGTGATTATTTCCACGTCAATTTTTTacaaaaagtatttaaaacagtGGTTTCTAAAACTCTCTAATCACTAGTAAAATAATCAGTCATAAAGTAATCAACATTTTGATCCCTTAAAACATGAACAAATTTTAGTTTTGCAGTGTTTTGCACCTTAAAATAAttagtttttcctttttgcaaaTGTACATCTCATATAAGCAATGGTAGCATtagctattaaaaaacattttttaaaactatgTTTCAGGGCAAGACATGGAAAATTATTTCCTTAGAGAATTATGAGGAGTCcacctcttccttcctttcttaacATCCATTTGTTGTAAAAAATTCCGCTAAGCACATTTTCTTTCAGATCAATAATAACTAGCACAGCTCACTTACATCATAACCTGCAATGAGCAGTCCTACGCCGTACGGTCTTCTGCCATAACGCTGTGTTGGTATCTGGGTTTCTTAGGCAAGATAAGGAAACAATCTCAAAGTAACATGTTAATTATCAAAAACATTTTCTTAAGCCAAGTACAGATGCACCAAAATCACTAGTCTTTGAAAACCTTTTTGCAGCAGTGAAGACTACACTCAAAGAAACGGATCTCAGGACTTATTTGAAGTACTGACTTCTTTTTCACCTAAAGAAAATGTAGCAATTAGCTTTCCTGAAATAACTGAGTAGTGCAGTCAGCCAAGTAATATAAACAGTTCACCTAACACTGCATGGCCTCATTAATTTCTTAgccctttgaattttttttcttgacacCTGACAACAGAATCCAAGGTCTCCACTGTGTTCCATGCAGAGATTCAGGCAAGCAGCTGCAATCCAGTAAGTGATCATATTTTGAACACTGAATTTACTGACTGAATTTACTGACCCTGCCCCACCTCCAGAGGCACAGGGCTGTGTAAGAGAAAAACAGTGCTATGTTAAATGCTGCACAGCACTTTATTGCTTCTCTACCAGTTCAGTCCATATTATCGGATAACACACAAGCAATGTAAATAAAGAAAAGTTAACTTAAAATTAACTTCTTCAACTTAATATTACTTTTAAGCTGTAAtatatgaaaattattttatgaataaGTATGAACAAGTACAAAGCTATAAAAGTGTTACAAGTATTAATGAAAAGGATACTGCTTCCAATTAGTGACACTAGGCGAGAAACTGGAAGAGGTCTATCAAACACAAATCTAGAATCCAGACACTCCTGACGCATGAAATTGctaggaggaaaaataaataaataaataaaaatcaaaccaatGCATAGATGAAAATCATGAGATATTGTCTCAATACTTATCTGTTAAGGtaagtatatttttatttcagttctgcTCACTGAGAAAAAGGGTCAAAGGCATTACATAATTTCATTTCATCATGACCTATAATTGTCATTTAGAAAGCTGACCAAACGTTTGAGAGAGTATTACAGCCATACAAATGCAAAGAAGGTAGAAGTTCATGCAGGCAACAGACAGATCATCTGGAAAAAAGCCACAGTTAAATGGCAACATTTCTTTGTAACATTGCAGCATTTAAAATTTGTTCTATAAATTCTTCCTAtgtcttctttctccttccctatCAAACTGAGGAACACTCCTTCCATATATGTTCACCCATTTGATGAAACTATGTGGCCAGCAGATAAAAATCAAGGCCCTCTGAAGCTGACACACAAAGTAGTTTATGTTTTTAGTAACTTTCTTAAATGTGTGCACACAGAGGCAGCTGCTAGAGGGAAATAAGTGATGCACTTTCTCAGACTGCTTGGAAACCCCGTCacactgaggaaaccagacaggactgTGTTACTAATAACAAAACCAAAGAGCAAAATTTTGGGCCAAACAAATGAGATTTCTGCCAACTAGTTAAAAATCTGCCAGAATTTCACGCTGAGGTCTTTGGCATAGTGCAACGGAGCAGTAACTCAAGACTAATCCTTAAGTGACCATAAAATTTCATTTGCAATAGTCCACAAATGAACTTTCACTCATTGCAGAACTGTGTATGTCAACAACTGAGCTACTCACCACAAGAGCCGTGCATCAGCAGTAAGTCCAGCAATTGAGATACCAATATGGTTGTCAACGTACAGGATTTTTTTCTGATGGGCTGCCAGCTCAGACTGTGCTCTCTGCACATAAAAGGAGAAAGCTAAGTGGCAGACTGAACAGTTAGCCAAGCACTGTGGAGAAATCTGCTAACATTTATAGCAAGAACTGAATATGAtcatgaaacaacaaaaaaaccccaaaacatttatAAACTTGCAACAGAAGACAAGAAAAACCTAATTCCACTTCAGTAGGAAACTTTCAGAACAAAAGAAAGTACAGACACCCAAACTTTGGGAAAGT
It encodes:
- the PSMA1 gene encoding proteasome subunit alpha type-1; this translates as MTLGAASAAWPLSVQSGRCRSGPVSLPRSPRRCRGRRMFRNQYDNDVTVWSPQGRIHQIEYAMEAVKQGSATVGLKSKTHAVLVALKRAQSELAAHQKKILYVDNHIGISIAGLTADARLLCNFMRQECLDSRFVFDRPLPVSRLVSLIGSKTQIPTQRYGRRPYGVGLLIAGYDDMGPHIFQTCPSANYFDCKAMSIGARSQSARTYLERHMTEFTDCNLNELVKHGLRALRETLPAEQDLTTKNVSIGIVGKDMDFTIYDDDDVAPFLEGLEERPQRKPAPPTDEPAEKAEEPMEH